The genomic region GAGTCGATTAAATGGATGGAAACCTTATCCGCGCCATTATTATTGCTCGTTGCCATTGGCCTAATGTTTTGGGCAAGCGACAAGGTATCTTTTACTGAACTACTGGCCACACCAGCAAGCCGTCCTGAAGACGCTGGTTTTATGGGGTATTTTCTAGGCGGTCTAACGGCCATGGTTGGCTTCTGGGCGACCTTGTCGCTGAACATTCCAGACTTTAGCCGCTATGCAAAATCACAAAAAGATCAGGTCATTGGTCAGATTGTTGGTTTGCCTATCACCATGTTCTTCTTCGCCGCTTTGGGCGTGGTACTCACCGCAGCATCGACAACGCTGGTGGGTGAACCCATTTCAGATCCGATTTCGTTGATTGGTAAAATCGATAGCCCATTTTGGGTAGCCGTAGCCATGATATTGATCGTTATTGCGACACTGTCTACCAACACCGCTGCTAACGTGGTTTCCCCTACCAATGACTTTCAAAACATTGCACCAAAGCTGATTAATCATACTCGTGGCGCTTTGCTCACAGGCTTGATTGGTATTTTGCTGATGGGTTGGGAATTACTCAAAAAGTTAGGTCTATTGGAATCTGATGTCAGTGTTGAAGGAATGTATTCCAACTGGCTGCTGGGCTATTCAAGCTTACTTGGCCCTATCGCTGGCATCATGATTGTCGATTATTTTTTGATAAAACGTCAGCATTTAGATTTGGTTGCACTGTATACCAAAGACAGCCTTTACCCTGCCTTCAATAGCGCAGGTCTAATTGCTTTTGCGGTTCCTGTATTGATTACGCTAGTGGCGCTGAATATGCCTGCGCTTGGCTGGTTCTATAACTACGGCTGGTTCACTGGCGCATTTACTGGTGCGATTGTGTACTTCGTACTTGCCAACATGCAAACCGCTTCTGCCACTCAAACTGACGCGTTGCAGTCTTAACCATCATTCTCTCAGCGGCGCCTTACGGTGCCGCTTATATTTCTCAACTGGAAAAGGACGACACATGAGTAGTCTATTAATAAAAGGTGGGACTATCGTCACCCACGAAGAAAGCTTCAAAGCAGATATTCTTTGTAAGGGCAACAAAATCGTCGAGCTAGGTGACATCAGCGTACTGCCAAAAGATGTTGAAACCATTGATGCCACAGGCAAACTCATTATGCCTGGCGGGATTGATCCACATACTCACATGCAGTTGCCTTTTATGGGCACTGTCGCAAAAGATGACTTTGCTTCGGGCACCGTCGCTGCGTTGGCAGGCGGTACCACGACGATAATCGACTTCGTGATTCCCAATCCTCAGCAGTCATTATTAGATGCCTACCATCAATGGCGTGATTGGGCGAAAAAAGCCCATTCAAACTACACCTTTCATGTGGCGATTACCTGGTGGGACGATACCGTCGCAGAAGAAATGAATATTCTGGTACGCGATCATGGCGTAAACAGCTTCAAACACTTCATGGCTTACAAAAATGCCATCATGGCAACCGATGACATTTTGGTGTCGAGCTTCACCAAATGCTTGGAGCTTGGCGCTATTCCCACTGTTCACGCCGAAAATGGTGAGCTGGTTTATCACTTACAAAACAAACTCATTTCGGAAGGCATGACGGGGCCAGAAGCCCATCCGCTGTCTCGTCCTTCTTCTGTGGAAGGCGAAGCGGCTAACAGAGCCATTAGCATTGCCAACACTCTTGGCGCGCCAATTTACCTTGTACATGTTTCCACCGAAGAAGCGGTCGACGCCATTCGCTACGCAAAAGATCACGGTCAAACCGTATTTGGCGAAGTGCTGGCGGGACATCTTACCGTGGATGAAAGCGTTTATCAGAACCCAGATTGGGCAACGGCCGCAGCGCATGTAATGAGTCCTCCGTTTAGACCCAAACACCACCAAGACGCGCTTTGGAAGGGTGTACAAGCGGGAACATTGCAAACCACCGCCACCGACCATTGCGCTTTCTGTGCGGAACAAAAAGCCATGGGCAAAGACAATTTTGCACAAATTCCTAATGGCACAGCGGGCGTAGAAGAACGCATGATGGTGTTATGGGAAAAAGGCGTCAACGAAGGCAAAATCACCATGAATGAATTTGTCGCCTTAACCTCGACTAACACAGCCAAAATCTTCAACATGTATCCAAACAAAGGCTGCATTCGTGTTGGGGCTGATGCTGACTTGGTGATTTGGAACCCTGCCGCAACTAAAACGATTTCCGCGAAAACCCATCATTCGAAAATCGAGCACAGTATATTTGAAGGCATGGAAATCCATGGCGTACCAGAAACGACTATTTGTAATGGCAAACTTGCGTGGCATGACAATGTAATACTTACCAAATCTGGCGATGGGAAATACATAGATCGTCCAGCTTACGCACCTTATTACGAAGCCCTAAGAAAACGCAAAGAACTGAACAAACCCAAAGCAGTTGTGCGTTAAAGATAAGCAAAAACAACCCCATCCTAGCCTTCCCCTTGGAAGTAATAAGGGGAAGGAACAGTTCAGGTCTGCTCCTCCCCCTTGTGTCTTTAAGGGAGAGGCTGGGAGGGGGTGATGAGCGGCAGTTCAAGAGCTAAAAAACAAATTCGATCAAAGCCTGTAGTACGACAAAAGACATAATCCCCGCCAGAATATCATCTAGCATGATGCCGAAGCCGCCGTGGACGTTTTTATCCACCCATGAGATAGGCCAAGGTTTCAAAATATCGAATAGGCGAAACAATACAAAACCCAGCACGATATAAAACCACCCCGCTGGCGCAAGCCACATAGTGATCCAGAAACCTACGAATTCGTCCCAGACGATGCCAGCATGGTCGTGCACGCCCATGTCTTT from Marinomonas rhizomae harbors:
- a CDS encoding NCS1 family nucleobase:cation symporter-1, with product MTSKSVKQGEFYELEVDSDLQQSSAYNDDLAPTNVKDRTWSKWNIAALWVGMSICVPTYTLGGVLTAYFGLSVMEALFTILIANIILLVPLTLNAYPGTKFGIPFPVLLRSSFGMIGSNFPCLIRALVACGWFGIQTMFGGLAIHLFLSAVSDGWASLGGVGEVIGFFIFWALNMYVVIRGAESIKWMETLSAPLLLLVAIGLMFWASDKVSFTELLATPASRPEDAGFMGYFLGGLTAMVGFWATLSLNIPDFSRYAKSQKDQVIGQIVGLPITMFFFAALGVVLTAASTTLVGEPISDPISLIGKIDSPFWVAVAMILIVIATLSTNTAANVVSPTNDFQNIAPKLINHTRGALLTGLIGILLMGWELLKKLGLLESDVSVEGMYSNWLLGYSSLLGPIAGIMIVDYFLIKRQHLDLVALYTKDSLYPAFNSAGLIAFAVPVLITLVALNMPALGWFYNYGWFTGAFTGAIVYFVLANMQTASATQTDALQS
- the hydA gene encoding dihydropyrimidinase is translated as MSSLLIKGGTIVTHEESFKADILCKGNKIVELGDISVLPKDVETIDATGKLIMPGGIDPHTHMQLPFMGTVAKDDFASGTVAALAGGTTTIIDFVIPNPQQSLLDAYHQWRDWAKKAHSNYTFHVAITWWDDTVAEEMNILVRDHGVNSFKHFMAYKNAIMATDDILVSSFTKCLELGAIPTVHAENGELVYHLQNKLISEGMTGPEAHPLSRPSSVEGEAANRAISIANTLGAPIYLVHVSTEEAVDAIRYAKDHGQTVFGEVLAGHLTVDESVYQNPDWATAAAHVMSPPFRPKHHQDALWKGVQAGTLQTTATDHCAFCAEQKAMGKDNFAQIPNGTAGVEERMMVLWEKGVNEGKITMNEFVALTSTNTAKIFNMYPNKGCIRVGADADLVIWNPAATKTISAKTHHSKIEHSIFEGMEIHGVPETTICNGKLAWHDNVILTKSGDGKYIDRPAYAPYYEALRKRKELNKPKAVVR
- a CDS encoding phosphatidylglycerophosphatase A family protein — its product is MVNSAPASVWRNPIHFLAFGLGSGAAPKAPGTFGTLAAVPLFIWFLQDLTATSYFIVLVVTSLVGIYLCGKTSKDMGVHDHAGIVWDEFVGFWITMWLAPAGWFYIVLGFVLFRLFDILKPWPISWVDKNVHGGFGIMLDDILAGIMSFVVLQALIEFVF